The Micromonospora sp. NBC_01740 genome includes a window with the following:
- a CDS encoding PadR family transcriptional regulator has protein sequence MKAQALHGHLDALLLAVLEQGPLHGYAIIEALRNRSDGQLDLPTGTIYPALRRLERAGHVASTWSTVNGRERRTYQLTDEGRRALAGERSGWREFRSTVGRFLDTDTTPAAPA, from the coding sequence ATGAAGGCCCAGGCGCTGCACGGACACCTCGACGCGCTGCTGCTCGCGGTGCTCGAGCAGGGCCCGCTGCACGGCTACGCGATCATCGAGGCGCTGCGCAACCGCAGCGACGGGCAGCTCGACCTGCCGACCGGCACCATCTATCCCGCGCTGCGCCGGCTGGAGCGGGCCGGCCACGTGGCCAGCACCTGGAGCACCGTCAACGGGCGGGAACGGCGGACGTACCAACTCACCGACGAGGGCCGGCGGGCGCTGGCCGGCGAGCGGTCCGGGTGGCGCGAGTTCCGCTCCACCGTCGGCCGGTTCCTCGACACCGACACCACGCCGGCGGCGCCGGCCTGA
- a CDS encoding GTP-binding protein: MSHRPPTPSGRVTSAKIVIAGGFGVGKTTLVGSVSEITPLTTEAIMTSAGVGVDDTRQVPGKTTTTVAMDFGRISIDRDLILYLFGTPGQTRFWFMWDELVRGAIGAVVLVDTRRLADCFAAIDFFEHRRLPYLVAINCFDGMQYHDPQDVRDALAIPGDVPVVACDARNRESTKHVLISLVEYVLTMRRSRAVAPA, from the coding sequence ATGTCGCACCGCCCGCCGACCCCGAGTGGGCGCGTGACGTCGGCGAAGATCGTTATCGCCGGTGGATTCGGCGTCGGCAAGACGACGCTGGTCGGCTCGGTCTCGGAGATCACGCCGCTGACGACCGAGGCCATCATGACCTCCGCCGGCGTGGGCGTCGACGACACCCGGCAGGTGCCGGGCAAGACGACGACCACGGTGGCGATGGACTTCGGCCGCATCTCGATCGACCGTGACCTGATCCTGTACCTGTTCGGTACGCCGGGGCAGACCCGGTTCTGGTTCATGTGGGACGAGTTGGTCCGCGGCGCGATCGGCGCGGTCGTGCTGGTGGACACCCGCCGGCTGGCCGACTGCTTCGCGGCGATCGACTTCTTCGAGCACCGGCGGCTGCCGTACCTGGTGGCCATCAACTGCTTCGACGGGATGCAGTACCACGACCCGCAGGACGTTCGGGACGCGCTCGCGATCCCCGGCGACGTGCCGGTGGTGGCCTGCGACGCCCGTAACCGGGAGTCGACGAAGCACGTGCTGATCTCGCTGGTCGAGTACGTGCTGACCATGCGGCGCTCGCGCGCCGTGGCGCCGGCCTGA
- a CDS encoding roadblock/LC7 domain-containing protein produces MTTTQDLGWLLANFADRVPGVAHAVAVSADGLLLASSRDLPRDRADQLAAIASGLVSLTQGAARCFEGGAVLQTVVEMDNGFLFLMSISDGSSFAVLAARSSDVGQVGYEMALLVDRVGDALTPQPRAAAGMLG; encoded by the coding sequence ATGACAACTACGCAGGATCTCGGTTGGCTGCTGGCCAACTTCGCCGACCGGGTACCCGGTGTCGCGCACGCGGTCGCCGTCTCCGCGGACGGACTGCTCCTCGCGTCGTCACGGGACCTCCCGCGGGACCGGGCCGATCAGCTGGCCGCGATCGCGTCCGGTCTGGTCAGCCTCACCCAGGGCGCGGCCCGCTGCTTCGAGGGAGGCGCGGTGCTGCAGACAGTGGTGGAGATGGACAATGGCTTCCTGTTCCTGATGTCCATCTCGGACGGATCGTCGTTCGCGGTGCTCGCCGCCCGCAGCAGCGACGTGGGACAGGTGGGCTACGAGATGGCCCTGCTGGTCGACCGGGTGGGCGACGCGTTGACCCCGCAGCCACGCGCGGCTGCGGGAATGCTGGGCTGA
- a CDS encoding sensor histidine kinase, giving the protein MSKRPKPAGSFLSRLRRPAGRFRDMPIWSKLGLIMIVPTIATVVVGTSGLVDHLETLNNANRAGDLANLVGYSGDLVDTLQDERTNALRLLGVPRGQDNARYKQAYERANAEVDEAKKSYSQQRAEVEDLPANLDGLLGEIDQTLTDLPGTRSQVFNGKLGLVPAMQAYDGLIDDLISIRDSATQLAGDNELSDKMRASTATARNKEFLSRRRDVVHRAFIQQRLTPNLRNEYIATSTGSSQWLQSFQVVASQPEQEYYAQVVAGPDLREANTYNSWLNGITTADSLTGAPFDADQWDAAMVANAKLIRTVETKIDREVVAGAENLRSDVQRQVFLETGLLLSMLLLAILFAYLVARSMARSLRDLRQGALSIAQYGLPQAVARLRDPKVTGQLSPVQLANQIAEPLPVRSKDEFGQVTEAFNAVHLEAVRTAAEQAALRASVATMFVNLARRSQILVDRLIGHLDRLERGEEDPDRLAELFQLDHLATRMRRNDENLLVLAGADSTRVQRQPAALIDVLRAAQSEVEHYTRIEFGVIDRDIEVAAHAVNDLVHLVAELFDNATAFSPPDSHVMVEARRVGDRASLYVEDRGIGISPDQLHDLNERLATPPQVDVAVSRMMGLVVVARLASRHGVKVELRPGTDRGTVAEVVMPTSVLVPRALSGRPQSSPALPAPGPQSHGPAPAFGALPALGNGPANPMPTQRPGESGNQVTLGGRPFDPAPRNGAGTPTGSTRSMPAWSDLTGASGFNGGEAYRPRTSNGEPIDPLPQRRLTDDQDATGQQQAVPRQLPSSPEARPYSVPPVSAPPVPYAGPPVSTPPVPYSAPPVSSPPVSGMPVSASPVSGHPYSGPPVSAAPYSGPPYSPPSTGPLPQRPAPGMPGPSTPAPPAWPPVAGADRDVATPPVPERLAAALDMTTELPRVPRSGAPTPAAQAPAPAERSAPAVPQARPTTPPAQTPQRYADETMELPIFRELESAWFRTRRPGPEEAAPAAEKTPTNGAPTQQFARVDAGGRAVQPTPPGTTGNAPMADTPAAGGAPRENGPTTNGGARPGVADSFGHRRSSQQTGGWQTAADDGWRAASAATEVPVAATTSTGLPKRTPMAQLVPGAVEKPTTSVQRRTPEAVRGLLSAYHRGVQRGRTNPSDSNPTSPEATPGGQQSSQSGSGPMAGSGQKEQER; this is encoded by the coding sequence GTGAGCAAACGGCCAAAGCCGGCGGGCTCCTTCCTGTCGCGTCTGCGCCGGCCGGCCGGTCGGTTCCGCGACATGCCGATCTGGTCCAAGCTCGGTCTCATCATGATCGTGCCGACCATCGCCACGGTGGTCGTGGGCACCAGTGGTCTGGTCGACCACCTGGAGACCCTCAACAACGCCAACCGGGCCGGCGACCTGGCCAACCTCGTCGGCTACTCGGGCGACCTGGTCGACACCCTCCAGGACGAGCGGACCAACGCGCTGCGCCTGCTGGGCGTCCCGCGCGGCCAGGACAACGCTCGCTACAAGCAGGCGTACGAGCGGGCCAACGCCGAGGTCGACGAGGCCAAGAAGTCGTACTCCCAGCAGCGGGCCGAGGTCGAGGACCTTCCGGCCAACCTCGACGGTCTGCTGGGCGAGATCGACCAGACGCTGACCGACCTGCCCGGCACCCGCAGCCAGGTCTTCAACGGCAAGCTCGGGCTCGTCCCGGCCATGCAGGCCTACGACGGCCTGATCGACGACCTGATCAGCATCCGCGACTCGGCCACCCAGCTCGCCGGCGACAACGAGCTCAGCGACAAGATGCGCGCGTCGACCGCCACCGCCCGGAACAAGGAGTTCCTCTCCCGCCGCCGCGACGTGGTGCACCGGGCGTTCATCCAGCAGCGGCTCACCCCGAACCTGCGCAACGAGTACATCGCCACCAGCACCGGCTCCAGCCAGTGGCTGCAGAGCTTCCAGGTGGTGGCCAGCCAGCCCGAGCAGGAGTACTACGCCCAGGTGGTCGCCGGCCCCGACCTGCGCGAGGCGAACACCTACAACAGCTGGCTCAACGGCATCACCACCGCCGACAGCCTGACCGGCGCCCCGTTCGACGCCGACCAGTGGGACGCGGCGATGGTGGCCAACGCCAAGCTGATCCGCACGGTCGAGACGAAGATCGACCGTGAGGTCGTCGCGGGCGCCGAGAACCTCCGCTCGGACGTGCAGCGCCAGGTGTTCCTGGAGACCGGCCTGCTGCTCAGCATGCTGCTCCTGGCGATCCTCTTCGCCTACCTGGTCGCCCGCTCGATGGCCCGCTCCCTGCGCGACCTGCGCCAGGGCGCCCTCTCCATCGCCCAGTACGGCCTGCCCCAGGCCGTGGCCCGGCTGCGCGACCCCAAGGTGACCGGTCAGCTCTCCCCGGTGCAGCTCGCCAACCAGATCGCCGAGCCGCTGCCGGTGCGCAGCAAGGACGAGTTCGGCCAGGTGACCGAGGCGTTCAACGCGGTCCACCTGGAGGCCGTCCGCACCGCCGCCGAACAGGCCGCGCTGCGCGCGTCCGTCGCGACGATGTTCGTCAACCTGGCCCGCCGCTCGCAGATCCTGGTCGACCGCCTGATCGGTCACCTCGACCGGCTGGAGCGCGGCGAGGAGGACCCGGACCGGCTGGCCGAGCTGTTCCAGCTCGACCACCTGGCCACCCGGATGCGCCGTAACGACGAGAACCTCCTGGTGCTCGCCGGCGCCGACTCCACCCGCGTGCAGCGGCAGCCGGCCGCGCTGATCGACGTGCTCCGGGCGGCCCAGTCCGAGGTCGAGCACTACACCCGGATCGAGTTCGGGGTGATCGACCGGGACATCGAGGTCGCGGCGCACGCCGTCAACGACCTGGTCCACCTGGTCGCCGAGCTGTTCGACAACGCCACCGCCTTCTCGCCGCCGGACTCGCACGTCATGGTGGAGGCCCGGCGCGTCGGCGACCGCGCGTCGCTCTACGTGGAGGACCGGGGCATCGGGATCAGCCCCGACCAGCTCCACGACCTCAACGAGCGGCTCGCCACGCCGCCGCAGGTCGACGTGGCCGTCTCGCGGATGATGGGCCTGGTCGTGGTCGCCCGGCTGGCGTCCCGGCACGGCGTCAAGGTCGAGCTGCGTCCGGGCACCGACCGGGGGACCGTCGCCGAGGTGGTCATGCCGACCTCGGTGCTCGTGCCCCGGGCGCTCTCCGGCCGCCCGCAGTCGTCGCCCGCGCTGCCGGCGCCCGGCCCGCAGTCGCACGGCCCGGCTCCCGCCTTCGGCGCGCTGCCGGCGCTCGGCAACGGCCCGGCCAACCCGATGCCCACGCAGCGCCCCGGCGAGTCCGGCAACCAGGTCACCCTGGGCGGCCGGCCGTTCGACCCGGCGCCGCGCAACGGGGCCGGCACGCCGACCGGCTCGACGCGGTCCATGCCGGCCTGGTCGGACCTGACCGGCGCCAGCGGCTTCAACGGCGGCGAGGCCTACCGGCCGCGCACGTCGAACGGCGAGCCGATCGACCCGCTGCCGCAGCGCCGGTTGACCGACGACCAGGACGCCACGGGCCAGCAGCAGGCCGTTCCCCGGCAGCTGCCCAGCAGCCCCGAGGCCCGGCCGTACTCCGTCCCGCCGGTCTCCGCGCCGCCCGTGCCCTACGCGGGCCCGCCGGTGTCGACCCCGCCGGTTCCCTACTCCGCGCCGCCGGTGTCCAGCCCGCCGGTCTCCGGCATGCCGGTCTCGGCGTCACCCGTCTCCGGCCACCCGTACTCGGGCCCGCCGGTCTCGGCCGCGCCGTACTCCGGCCCGCCGTACTCGCCGCCGTCGACCGGCCCGCTGCCGCAGCGCCCGGCCCCCGGCATGCCGGGTCCGAGCACGCCGGCGCCGCCGGCCTGGCCGCCGGTCGCCGGTGCGGACCGGGACGTGGCGACCCCGCCGGTGCCCGAGCGGCTGGCCGCCGCGCTGGACATGACGACCGAACTGCCGCGGGTGCCGCGCTCCGGCGCGCCGACCCCGGCGGCCCAGGCTCCCGCGCCGGCGGAGCGGTCGGCACCGGCCGTCCCGCAGGCGCGACCGACCACGCCGCCAGCCCAGACCCCGCAGCGGTACGCGGACGAGACGATGGAGCTGCCGATCTTCCGGGAGCTCGAGTCGGCCTGGTTCCGTACCCGCCGCCCGGGGCCGGAGGAGGCGGCACCGGCCGCCGAGAAGACGCCGACCAACGGTGCACCGACCCAGCAGTTCGCCCGGGTCGACGCCGGCGGTCGGGCCGTGCAGCCGACACCACCCGGGACGACAGGTAACGCACCGATGGCAGACACTCCGGCGGCCGGAGGAGCGCCGCGCGAGAACGGACCGACGACCAACGGGGGTGCCCGCCCCGGCGTCGCCGACAGCTTCGGTCACCGCCGGTCCTCGCAACAGACCGGGGGTTGGCAGACCGCGGCCGACGACGGGTGGCGCGCCGCCTCGGCGGCGACCGAGGTGCCCGTCGCGGCGACCACCTCGACCGGTCTCCCCAAGCGCACCCCGATGGCGCAGCTGGTGCCCGGCGCGGTGGAGAAGCCCACCACCTCGGTGCAGCGGCGTACGCCGGAGGCTGTCCGAGGCCTGCTTTCGGCCTACCATCGGGGCGTGCAGCGGGGGCGTACGAACCCGTCGGACAGCAACCCGACCAGCCCGGAGGCGACTCCGGGAGGGCAGCAATCCTCGCAGTCTGGCTCAGGCCCAATGGCCGGGAGCGGGCAGAAGGAGCAAGAACGATGA
- a CDS encoding transposase, with protein MSREEDDAVALVRVYCGLASADPADRPVSAGSTLTSAVVDDAGRLLHVCEIGDDPAGYAQLVALLVERSGGPSGAAIAADSDDHTVTSLLSAAGRPLAIADDDSVDDFAERFADDDSLEEMQSPPAERRAVGLARALQAGALSAVTLPAPRDLAGYKQVLAAHAALASGRHSAAVALREVLRELYPAALRAYPDPAEPVSLAVLDALPEPGMLSGTVGHGDDAPAPAEAVTARLAADGVADADELTSAVTALRVAISETPRRATVNRALTSAVAETVRQAVASVRACDAGCQALVGALNDRVGTPATPAPGRRAAIRHGEPLGDAPGLAPTGGALPGLTPAGNGLRALRPAEPEPAPGGGRRSRPEPASGPTPPPAPRPLGPPPVAPAPVSPPPVAPTPVTPAAVAGPPVSAPPTRPGSLPSRIDGPTNRPVSAPPPPPPGITPIAPAQRGTVPPAEAGEPFRPTLTTAAIQSARAERQRTVIPPRPKTNGEPATPTGGFSATDLSVPVPTPRPGQEPTADRAESAPPGSRANWPLVNNPEDPADSSAKNPVVGSYGDRDGRGVDAPTDPGAERRVTPPWLADDLPQEPPVLRLVEPPPLADRALRGGTGPAADAQPETPPLRLVDREEAARNGRPAPREERPPTEYRPAPRDERPAADYRPALRDERPALRDERPALRDERPAPRDERPAAEYRPALRDERPALRDERPAADYRPAPPMERRPPPVSDEGDGDLLIFAQAKSAWFVGHDDESDMEWSTTADTGWQAAEQAARPAVGAETSAGLPKRVPQANLVPGSPLRDERPLRIVRDAASLAENTTGYFRGWRRGQEIGGFAVGGRPGREAAGGWDFTRDTGDRDDDREYEYRSAGYRS; from the coding sequence GTGTCCCGGGAGGAGGACGACGCCGTGGCGCTCGTGCGCGTGTACTGCGGTCTGGCCTCGGCGGATCCGGCCGACCGACCGGTCTCGGCCGGTTCGACGCTGACGTCCGCTGTGGTCGACGACGCAGGCCGTCTGCTGCATGTCTGCGAGATCGGTGACGACCCCGCTGGCTACGCCCAGCTGGTCGCGCTGCTCGTGGAGCGGTCGGGCGGGCCGAGCGGTGCGGCCATCGCCGCCGACAGCGACGACCACACGGTCACCTCGCTGCTCAGCGCCGCCGGGCGTCCACTGGCGATCGCCGACGACGACTCCGTCGACGACTTCGCCGAGCGCTTCGCCGACGACGACTCCCTGGAGGAGATGCAGTCGCCCCCGGCCGAGCGGCGCGCCGTCGGCCTGGCCCGCGCCCTGCAGGCCGGCGCCCTCTCCGCCGTCACCCTCCCGGCCCCCCGGGACCTCGCCGGCTACAAGCAGGTCCTCGCCGCGCACGCCGCCCTGGCCAGCGGCCGGCACTCCGCCGCCGTCGCGCTGCGGGAGGTGCTCCGCGAGCTCTACCCGGCCGCGTTGCGGGCGTACCCGGACCCGGCCGAGCCGGTCTCGCTGGCCGTGCTGGACGCCCTGCCCGAGCCCGGCATGCTGAGCGGCACCGTGGGCCACGGCGACGACGCCCCGGCCCCCGCCGAGGCGGTCACGGCGCGGCTCGCCGCCGACGGGGTCGCCGACGCCGACGAGCTCACCTCAGCGGTGACCGCCCTGCGGGTGGCCATCAGCGAGACGCCCCGACGCGCCACCGTCAACCGCGCCCTCACCTCCGCCGTGGCGGAGACCGTGCGGCAGGCGGTCGCCTCCGTCCGGGCCTGCGACGCCGGCTGCCAGGCGCTGGTGGGCGCGCTCAACGACCGGGTCGGCACGCCCGCCACCCCGGCCCCCGGCCGCCGCGCCGCGATCCGGCACGGCGAACCGCTCGGCGACGCACCCGGCCTCGCCCCCACCGGCGGCGCTCTGCCCGGCCTCACCCCCGCCGGCAACGGCCTGCGTGCCCTCCGGCCCGCCGAGCCCGAGCCCGCCCCGGGCGGTGGCCGCCGCAGCCGGCCCGAGCCCGCCTCCGGCCCGACGCCGCCCCCGGCCCCCCGGCCGCTCGGCCCGCCGCCGGTCGCACCGGCCCCCGTCAGCCCGCCGCCGGTCGCGCCGACGCCGGTGACGCCGGCAGCGGTCGCCGGTCCCCCGGTCTCCGCGCCCCCCACACGCCCCGGGTCGCTGCCGAGCCGAATCGACGGCCCGACCAACCGCCCGGTGTCCGCGCCGCCACCTCCGCCGCCGGGCATCACCCCCATCGCTCCGGCGCAGCGGGGCACGGTGCCGCCGGCCGAGGCGGGAGAGCCGTTCCGCCCCACCCTGACCACGGCGGCGATCCAGAGCGCCCGCGCGGAGCGCCAGCGCACCGTGATCCCGCCCCGCCCGAAGACCAACGGCGAGCCGGCCACGCCCACGGGTGGCTTCAGCGCCACCGACCTGAGCGTTCCCGTGCCCACGCCACGCCCCGGCCAGGAACCCACGGCCGACCGGGCGGAGTCCGCTCCCCCCGGGTCCCGGGCGAACTGGCCGCTGGTCAACAACCCGGAGGACCCGGCCGACAGTTCCGCCAAGAACCCGGTCGTCGGCTCCTACGGCGACCGCGACGGGCGCGGCGTCGACGCCCCGACCGATCCGGGGGCGGAGCGCCGGGTCACCCCGCCCTGGCTGGCCGACGACCTGCCCCAGGAGCCTCCGGTGCTGCGGCTGGTCGAGCCGCCGCCGCTGGCGGACCGCGCGCTGCGCGGCGGAACGGGCCCGGCCGCCGACGCCCAGCCCGAGACGCCCCCGCTGCGGCTGGTCGACCGCGAGGAGGCCGCCCGTAATGGCCGGCCCGCCCCCCGCGAGGAGCGACCGCCGACCGAGTACCGGCCGGCACCTCGTGACGAGCGACCGGCCGCCGACTACCGACCGGCACTCCGCGACGAGCGGCCCGCACTCCGCGACGAGCGGCCTGCCCTCCGCGACGAGCGACCGGCACCCCGCGACGAGCGGCCGGCGGCCGAGTACCGGCCGGCACTCCGCGACGAGCGGCCCGCACTCCGCGACGAGCGACCGGCGGCCGACTACCGCCCGGCGCCCCCGATGGAGCGCCGCCCGCCGCCCGTGTCCGACGAGGGCGACGGCGACCTGCTGATCTTCGCCCAGGCCAAGTCCGCCTGGTTCGTGGGGCACGACGACGAGTCCGACATGGAATGGTCGACCACGGCCGACACCGGCTGGCAGGCGGCCGAGCAGGCCGCCCGCCCGGCGGTCGGTGCCGAGACCTCGGCAGGGCTGCCGAAGCGGGTCCCCCAGGCCAACCTCGTCCCCGGCTCACCGCTGCGGGACGAGCGACCCCTGCGGATCGTCCGCGACGCGGCGAGCCTCGCCGAGAACACCACCGGCTACTTCCGCGGCTGGCGCCGTGGACAGGAGATCGGCGGGTTCGCGGTCGGCGGCCGACCCGGCCGGGAGGCCGCTGGCGGCTGGGACTTCACCCGCGACACGGGCGACCGCGACGACGACCGGGAATACGAGTACCGCTCCGCCGGCTACCGTTCCTGA
- a CDS encoding DNA primase, with amino-acid sequence MPRVTRRRRTPAGNPKHTEVSVARQSPQRPDADEPELDDADAPAESGTATVSAEAARALWDELRIDPVEIALPAGTGYTLRAYRPARELTPTDVTERDQDDPFLARRQVTEEDEEDDDEAVVILDEEVAQEFAESDDEEAKGRRRDATDDEDAETAAEDDEDEAGDEEVPVFLTHRGKLLLFKTPESLVSFIRSGAPNDLSQLDSWNELSERVEPADIAPLDEDVYELDLVVENLRGGHDTWDWTLLIEAGEVARDLAYALRLPAVLDMLSAGSSLDDLDEALRASVDGGVGGFFGRRRLRKIGAQTASLGWRTIVGKISATVDWRD; translated from the coding sequence GTGCCCAGAGTCACTCGCCGGCGGCGGACGCCGGCGGGCAACCCGAAGCACACGGAGGTCAGCGTGGCCCGCCAGTCGCCCCAACGGCCCGACGCCGACGAGCCCGAGCTCGACGACGCCGACGCCCCGGCCGAGTCCGGCACCGCAACCGTCTCGGCCGAGGCCGCCCGCGCCCTCTGGGACGAGCTGCGGATCGACCCGGTGGAGATCGCGCTGCCCGCCGGCACGGGCTACACCCTGCGGGCCTACCGGCCGGCGCGGGAGCTGACCCCGACCGACGTCACCGAGCGCGACCAGGACGACCCGTTCCTGGCCCGCCGCCAGGTCACGGAGGAGGACGAGGAGGACGACGACGAGGCCGTCGTCATCCTCGACGAGGAGGTCGCCCAGGAGTTCGCCGAGAGCGACGACGAGGAGGCCAAGGGCCGCCGCCGCGACGCGACCGACGACGAGGACGCCGAGACCGCCGCCGAGGACGACGAGGACGAGGCGGGCGACGAGGAGGTGCCGGTCTTCCTCACCCACCGTGGGAAGCTGCTGCTCTTCAAGACGCCCGAGTCGCTGGTCAGCTTCATCCGCTCCGGGGCGCCGAACGACCTGTCTCAACTGGACAGCTGGAATGAACTGTCCGAACGGGTGGAGCCGGCCGACATCGCGCCGCTCGACGAGGACGTCTACGAGCTCGACCTGGTGGTGGAGAACCTCCGCGGCGGGCACGACACCTGGGACTGGACGCTGCTCATCGAGGCCGGTGAGGTGGCCCGCGACCTGGCGTACGCGCTGCGGCTGCCCGCGGTGCTGGACATGCTCTCCGCCGGCTCCAGCCTCGACGACCTGGACGAGGCGCTGCGCGCCTCGGTCGACGGCGGTGTGGGCGGGTTCTTCGGTCGGCGCCGGCTGAGGAAAATCGGGGCACAAACCGCAAGTCTGGGTTGGCGCACCATTGTCGGGAAGATCTCTGCGACGGTGGACTGGCGCGACTGA
- a CDS encoding permease prefix domain 1-containing protein translates to MRGEDDATTVEERLRELGAHLRGPRRLKSDLLTEARHGLLDAVDAYRADGLPATEAQHRAVADFGSPAELAPAYQAELAAGALRGLSLRVIALATVAFVAGDLTWQGSSWGGSPPPAAYQLLSASVGWIWAAAFALAATGLLRAGRAALRGGADRAVGAALVGVLALGVLTGSALFAWSIGLWDDALTWPPMIIGAAVAAAGYLWLGRAARTWLLAAR, encoded by the coding sequence ATGCGGGGCGAGGACGACGCGACGACGGTGGAGGAACGGCTGCGGGAGCTGGGCGCGCACCTGCGGGGGCCGCGCCGGCTCAAGTCCGACCTGCTGACCGAGGCACGGCACGGGCTGCTGGACGCCGTCGACGCGTACCGGGCGGACGGGCTGCCGGCGACGGAGGCGCAGCACCGGGCGGTGGCCGATTTCGGCTCGCCGGCGGAGCTCGCCCCGGCCTACCAGGCGGAGCTGGCGGCGGGCGCGCTGCGCGGGCTGTCGCTGCGGGTCATCGCGCTCGCCACTGTCGCGTTCGTCGCCGGCGACCTCACCTGGCAGGGGTCGAGCTGGGGCGGCTCCCCGCCGCCGGCCGCCTACCAGCTGCTGTCGGCGTCGGTGGGCTGGATCTGGGCGGCGGCGTTCGCGCTGGCCGCGACAGGGCTGCTGCGGGCCGGCCGGGCGGCGCTGCGCGGCGGCGCCGACCGGGCGGTGGGGGCGGCCCTCGTCGGGGTCCTCGCCCTCGGCGTACTGACCGGCTCGGCACTCTTCGCGTGGTCGATCGGCCTCTGGGACGACGCGCTCACCTGGCCGCCCATGATCATCGGCGCGGCGGTGGCCGCCGCCGGCTACCTCTGGCTCGGCCGGGCCGCCCGCACCTGGCTGCTCGCGGCCCGCTGA
- a CDS encoding ABC transporter substrate-binding protein, with translation MATSANGPSVFTRRGLLAATAGTLLLGACGRGETGEGGRATAVAPGGQELLVGVSLELTGPGAALGVLQQRALEITLESLNAKGVPIGNLRRAVRLEVRDNAGNPALAARQATALAREGGVHALVGGTMAETSMALAGVAQKERVPFLSLAFGDGIVLPLAQRTYVFKMTPDAGDMARRLARLIASQRLSRVALLAADGLHGDSGVRAMTGALRTAGVALSTATRLPRTGTDLRRAARAATGSRPDGVVVWATAPDSAAAVGALRRAGYDGPVFLDAGGVAEQTLEGGNAALLEGAYAVHPTSLGGAMLANTTMSALDRKEFVYRYVQLHGGFSGFAPYASDAVQLVADAARLSTSVDRGRIRAFLQNQVTEGMAGMYSFTPIRHGGMDQGSLGVYTVNAGAWTRVS, from the coding sequence ATGGCGACATCGGCGAACGGCCCCTCCGTGTTCACCCGTCGGGGCCTGCTGGCCGCGACGGCCGGCACGCTCCTGCTCGGCGCCTGCGGGCGCGGCGAGACGGGCGAGGGCGGTCGCGCCACGGCCGTCGCACCGGGCGGTCAGGAGCTGCTGGTCGGGGTCAGCCTGGAGCTGACCGGTCCCGGCGCCGCGCTCGGCGTCCTCCAGCAGCGGGCGCTGGAGATCACCCTCGAATCGCTCAACGCCAAGGGCGTGCCGATCGGCAACCTCCGCCGCGCCGTACGGCTGGAGGTGCGGGACAACGCCGGCAACCCCGCGCTGGCGGCCCGGCAGGCCACCGCACTGGCCCGCGAGGGCGGCGTACACGCCCTGGTCGGCGGCACCATGGCCGAGACCTCGATGGCCCTGGCCGGGGTGGCGCAGAAGGAGCGGGTGCCGTTCCTCTCACTCGCCTTCGGCGACGGGATCGTGCTGCCGCTGGCGCAGCGGACGTACGTCTTCAAGATGACCCCGGACGCCGGCGACATGGCCCGACGGCTCGCCCGGCTCATCGCCTCGCAGCGGCTCTCCCGGGTGGCGCTGCTGGCCGCGGACGGCCTGCACGGCGACTCCGGCGTACGGGCCATGACAGGCGCCCTGCGGACGGCGGGGGTGGCGCTGAGCACCGCCACCCGGCTGCCCCGCACCGGCACGGACCTCCGCCGGGCGGCCCGCGCGGCGACGGGCTCGCGCCCCGACGGGGTGGTGGTGTGGGCGACCGCACCGGACTCGGCCGCCGCAGTCGGGGCGCTGCGCCGGGCCGGCTACGACGGGCCGGTGTTCCTCGACGCGGGCGGGGTCGCCGAGCAGACCCTGGAGGGCGGGAACGCGGCCCTCCTGGAGGGCGCGTACGCCGTCCACCCGACCTCGCTGGGCGGGGCGATGCTCGCCAACACCACCATGTCGGCGCTGGACCGCAAGGAGTTCGTCTACCGCTACGTCCAGCTGCACGGCGGGTTCAGCGGCTTCGCCCCGTACGCGTCCGACGCGGTGCAGTTGGTCGCCGACGCGGCGCGGCTGTCCACCAGCGTCGACCGTGGACGGATCCGGGCGTTCCTGCAGAACCAGGTCACCGAGGGGATGGCGGGGATGTACTCCTTCACCCCCATCCGGCACGGCGGCATGGACCAGGGCTCACTGGGCGTCTACACCGTCAACGCGGGTGCCTGGACGCGGGTGTCCTGA
- a CDS encoding DUF742 domain-containing protein, whose product MVDRDEPTGALVRPYAVTRGRTRPRLDIALEALVETTVRGRAAANGNGAQGREHQYIAALCDGRVQSLAEIAARLQLPLGVARVLIADMATDGLVAVHEPTILDDSDDAVGTELLERVLSGLRRL is encoded by the coding sequence ATGGTCGATCGTGACGAGCCGACCGGAGCGTTGGTCCGTCCATACGCCGTTACCCGTGGTCGTACCCGCCCCCGCCTCGACATCGCGCTGGAGGCGCTCGTCGAGACGACGGTGCGCGGCCGCGCCGCTGCCAATGGCAACGGCGCTCAGGGCCGCGAGCACCAGTACATCGCTGCGCTGTGTGATGGACGTGTGCAGTCGCTCGCCGAGATCGCGGCGCGGCTGCAGCTCCCGCTCGGTGTGGCACGGGTGCTCATCGCCGACATGGCGACGGACGGCCTGGTCGCGGTCCACGAGCCGACCATTCTGGACGACTCGGACGACGCGGTGGGCACTGAACTGCTGGAGAGGGTGCTGAGTGGACTTCGCAGGCTCTGA